A genomic stretch from Triplophysa dalaica isolate WHDGS20190420 chromosome 4, ASM1584641v1, whole genome shotgun sequence includes:
- the ankrd34bb gene encoding ankyrin repeat domain 34Bb, which yields MEDSTEVRTDGNSLLKAVYLCRLRLTRLLLEGGAYINESNERGETPLMVASKSHHADAQSVPKPKIIRYLLENGADPNIQDKSGKTALMHACIERVGEEVLSLLLSSGADPSLEDHNGSSALVYAVNAGDKDALRVLLDACKAKGKEVIIITTDKLPSGRQMTKQYLNVPPPPNLEERLHCAPASCMFSSEIKICTPRISPHYNNQPESPPLTLRENLSLGSTSTLCTSKPGSPIQDLSPPQADSVTKLLHLQRLHSEPWLKIPPSVLLQQSKSSSLTEELLDITPEEELSFGYSSSPPPMRPTVARHQSIDVKDSTSLLRALESEGKQTKGQKWLNRKMSYDGELLTLSSHQNLKQISISGTFPVDRDSDCLPNLAVSSLRNVFRRRNIGMDHYSSDSQLPQFGRQPSEDLGRSGGGTGGTEKRKLVISRSSTLSGSRESLESLVQRRNPAMLERRGSGALLLDHISQTRPGYLPPLNPHAPIPDIKANSSPASNSGSKPVAGTAPIVPGSRHFVPCAPSHPRDHKNKKTLLRRHSMQTEQIKQLVNFEEIFGQ from the exons ATGGAGGACTCGACAGAGGTGCGGACAGATGGAAACTCCTTGCTGAAAGCCGTATATCTCTGTCGACTGAGGCTGACTCGCTTGCTTTTGGAAGGGGGGGCTTACATTAATGAAAGCAACGAGAGGGGAGAAACCCCACTGATGGTGGCCAGTAAAAGCCACCATGCTGATGCTCAGAGCGTGCCGAAACCCAAGATCATCAG GTATCTTCTTGAAAACGGCGCAGACCCTAACATTCAAGACAAGTCCGGTAAGACGGCCCTAATGCATGCCTGCATAGAACGGGTGGGGGAGGAGGTCCTGTCTCTTCTCCTCTCCAGCGGAGCAGACCCCAGTTTGGAAGACCACAACGGGTCTTCCGCTCTGGTTTACGCTGTAAATGCTGGAGACAAAGATGCGCTACGGGTACTACTGGATGCTTGTAAAGCCAAGGGCAAAGAAGTGATCATTATTACAACGGATAAACTACCCTCGGGAAGACAAATGACCAAACAGTACTTAAATGTACCACCTCCTCCAAATCTCGAAGAGCGGTTGCACTGTGCCCCTGCATCATGTATGTTCTCCTCTGAAATCAAAATCTGCACACCTCGTATTTCACCGCACTACAACAACCAGCCTGAAAGCCCTCCTTTAACTTTAAGGGAGAACTTAAGTCTGGGCTCCACTTCAACACTTTGCACATCCAAGCCTGGGTCACCAATTCAAGATTTGAGTCCTCCGCAAGCCGACAGTGTGACTAAGTTGTTGCATTTGCAAAGGTTGCACTCAGAGCCCTGGCTGAAGatccctccatcagtgctcTTACAGCAAAGCAAGTCCTCATCCTTGACAGAGGAGCTCCTAGATATCACCCCTGAAGAGGAGCTCTCTTTCGGGTACAGCAGTTCTCCGCCTCCAATGAGACCTACTGTAGCTCGGCATCAAAGCATCGATGTCAAAGACTCTACTAGTCTGCTTAGAGCTTTGGAGAGTGaaggcaaacaaacaaaaggcCAAAAATGGCTGAATAGAAAGATGTCTTATGACGGGGAGTTACTAACACTCTCCTCACATCAAAATCTCAAACAAATATCAATTTCAGGCACTTTCCCTGTGGACCGGGACTCAGACTGCCTGCCCAATTTGGCTGTCTCCAGTCTGCGAAACGTGTTTCGTCGTCGCAACATTGGAATGGACCACTACAGCTCTGACTCTCAGTTGCCACAATTCGGGAGACAACCCTCTGAAGATCTAGGGAGGTCCGGAGGAGGGACCGGGGGAACCGAGAAACGCAAGCTCGTCATCAGCCGTTCTTCTACTCTATCTGGGTCCAGAGAGTCTTTGGAGAGTCTGGTTCAGAGGAGAAACCCTGCGATGCTGGAGCGGAGAGGTTCTGGAGCGTTACTCCTGGACCATATCTCACAAACCCGGCCTGGTTATCTGCCACCTCTCAATCCACATGCACCCATACCAGATATCAAAGCTAATAGCAGCCCTGCCTCCAACAGTGGAAGCAAACCTGTGGCAGGAACTGCACCCATTGTTCCAGGATCTAGACATTTTGTGCCCTGTGCCCCAAGCCATCCAAGAGATCACAAGAACAAGAAGACTCTGCTAAGACGACACTCCATGCAAACCGAACAGATTAAGCAGCTGGTTAACTTTGAAGAGATCTTCGGTcagtaa
- the fam151b gene encoding protein FAM151B — protein sequence MGIITLKSYRYILCATAIVFLVVYYVKLQFLLNSSGSMSEHTLEYFLNKGTIQGNDAADIEWFHATNSKSKLTEALRSSAQMIEADVLLRGRDPEEPIMAHPPDKDSDINLQDWLKEVVKTDKGIKLDFKSLTAVSPSMTLLQEVRDQLQGPVWINADILPGPGGKAIPLDPQVFIKQASLRSDDVLSLGWTTGWDANVDNLGYSWEMVHQMENLCRSLKQPVTFPVRAALLPVSFSQFQWLLEQSKRYSLTVWTGRDDVFKVEDLLPYRQNFSKTRIYYDLLESQMIQFKQLPGFS from the exons ATGGGCATAATAACACTTAAGTCGTATCGCTATATCTTGTGTGCTACAGCTATCGTATTTTTGGTCGTTTACTACGTCAAATTGCAGTTTCTGTTAAACTCCTCAG GATCGATGAGTGAACACACACTAGAGTATTTTCTCAACAAAGGGACAATACAGGGAAATGATGCTGCTGATATTGAATGGTTTCACGCGACAAACAGCAAGAGCAAACTCACAGAGGCTCTTCGAA GTTCCGCACAGATGATTGAAGCTGATGTTCTTCTCCGGGGTCGTGATCCTGAAGAGCCCATTATGGCGCACCCACCTGATAAGGACAGTGATATCAACCTACAGGACTGGCTGAAAGAGGTTGTGAAAACAGACAAAGGAATAAAATTAGACTTTAAaag CCTCACAGCAGTCTCCCCATCTATGACTCTACTGCAAGAGGTTCGAGATCAGCTGCAGGGACCAGTGTGGATCaatgctgacattcttccaggTCCTGGAGGAAAAGCCATTCCTTTAGACCCTCAGGTCTTTATAAAGCAAGCGTCTCTCAGATCAGACGATGTTCTCTCTTTGGGTTGGACCACTGGATGGGATGCAAATGTAGATAACCTTG GCTACAGCTGGGAGATGGTTCATCAGATGGAAAACTTATGCAGATCCCTAAAGCAACCAGTCACATTTCCAGTCCGAGCAGCCCTACTTCCTGTGTCCTTTTCACAGTTTCAGTGGCTTTTAGAGCAATCAAAAAG GTACAGCCTGACTGTATGGACAGGCAGAgatgatgtttttaaagttgAGGATCTGTTGCCCTACAGGCAAAATTTTAGCAAAACCAGAATCTACTATGATCTGCTAGAATCTCAAATGATACAATTTAAACAACTACCTGGCTTCTCCTAA
- the dhfr gene encoding dihydrofolate reductase, protein MSRLLNCIVAVCPDMGIGKNGNLPWHPVRLSNEFKHFQRMTMTPSVEGKKNAVVMGRKTWFSIPAANRPLKNRINIVLSRELKTAPEGAHYLCSDFSSALNLLDSPELEKELDQVWIIGGSALYKEVMESPGPRRLLVTRVLKQFDCDTFLPDINMDKYKLLPKFPAVPTGMQEENGIQYTFEVYESTDH, encoded by the exons ATGTCTCGTCTTCTTAACTGTATCGTAGCAGTTTGTCCTGACATGGGAATAGGGAAAAATGGAAATCTGCCCTGGCATCCAGTAAGATTAAG TAATGAATTTAAGCACTTTCAGAGAATGACCATGACCCCTTCAGTGGAGG GTAAAAAGAATGCAGTGGTCATGGGCAGAAAGACCTGGTTCTCTATTCCTGCAGCAAACAGACCCCTTAAGAACAGAATCAACATAGTTCTCAGCAGAGAGCTCAA GACAGCCCCAGAGGGAGCTCACTATCTTTGTTCAGACTTCAGTTCTGCCCTTAATCTATTAGACAGCCCTGAACTCGAAAAAGAACTGGACCAGGTTTGGATAATTGGCGGCAGCGCTCTTTACAAG GAGGTGATGGAGAGCCCGGGTCCCAGGCGTCTTTTGGTAACACGGGTCCTCAAGCAGTTTGACTGTGACACATTTTTGCCTGATATTAACATGGATAAGTACAAGCTTTTGCCTAA GTTCCCAGCGGTTCCAACAGGCATGCAGGAGGAGAATGGCATTCAGTACACTTTTGAAGTGTATGAAAGCACTGACCACTAA
- the ccdc125 gene encoding coiled-coil domain-containing protein 125, producing the protein MEGSREQGVDSSQSATEDDMTEGDLGDGMGARSIGHHDKDRVPHIKSRGKFLDFLSQSRALKRGSEGNNEPFSWISCRAMYAAFREELEVERAERWQKRQSESSSEDTSEELQRRLQEVTEEVELLRTELEVTHRHLEGKHEALRILQGQAILDKATSHTKILLQKSEERTKTLEKEVNALQWEITFNQVQFKNVENSWSLKYERVLADNEALKKGLEGMMTEHRELRAENSSMSQKCLELLSMLSVKERRDFQRTQPPCTLGTDGSSLEMAVYGACQCNPNGCEPCSCARSAAASRKQVLHITQELEQQQKRKDEAYVMMDAFRIAFEQQLKRVGENVLRQAETDRQQPYNQRHEQGKQGSLSVAERLKKILPTVREGKMPTDSNETLHLVLDLLNDKEEALAHQRKVSYMLARNTEDLERRLKMQLEELEISHRDTNSKTKAFEKSECSRDRDCRFSSDTCGSQHPSLPDSLDAYDVLSSKPNQPSTEMRETKPDNRDV; encoded by the exons ATGGAGGGCAGCAGAGAGCAAGGTGTGGATTCATCTCAAAGTGCCACAGAAGATGACATGACAGAGGGGGATTTAGGGGATGGCATGGGAGCCAGATCCATAGGACATCATGACAAAGACCGTGTCCCACATATAAAAAGCAGGGGGAAATTTCTGGACTTTCTATCCCAGTCACGGGCACTCAAAAGAGGCAGCGAGGGAAACAACGAGCCCTTCTCTTGGATATCTTGCAGAGCCATGTATGCTGCTTTTCGGGAAGAACTGGAGGTTGAACGAGCTGAAAGGTGGCAGAAAAGACAATCTG AAAGTTCTTCTGAGGACACAAGTGAGGAACTGCAAAGAAGACTACAGGAGGTCACTGAG GAAGTGGAGCTTTTACGCACCGAATTGGAAGTCACCCATCGCCACCTGGAGGGGAAACATGAGGCTCTTAGGATCTTACAAGGACAG GCAATCTTGGACAAAGCAACAAGTCATACTAAAATCTTACTTCAGAAAAGCGAGGAGAGGACCAAGACCTTAGAAAAG GAAGTTAATGCTTTGCAGTGGGAAATAACCTTTAACCAGGTGCAGttcaaaaatgtggaaaactcATGGAGTTTAAAATATGAAAG GGTGTTAGCAGACAACGAAGCACTAAAGAAAGGACTAGAAGGAATGATGACCGAACATCGGGAATTAAGAGCAGAAAACTCAT CTATGAGCCAAAAATGTCTGGAGCTCCTCTCAATGCTTAGCGTTAAAGAAAGAAGAGATTTCCAGAGGACCCAGCCTCCATGCACCTTGGGAACAGATGGTTCATCTTTGGAG ATGGCAGTGTATGGGGCATGCCAGTGTAACCCTAATGGCTGTGAGCCGTGCTCTTGTGCTAGAAGTGCTGCTGCCAGTCGCAAACAAGTTCTTCACATCACGCAAGAG CTGGAGCAGCAGCAGAAGAGGAAGGATGAGGCTTATGTTATGATGGATGCTTTCCGTATCGCATTTGAGCAGCAGCTAAAGCGAGTCGGTGAGAATGTTCTTCGTCAGGCTGAGACCGACAGACAGCAGCCTTACAACCAAAGACATGAGCAAG ggAAACAAGGATCACTAAGCGTagctgaaagactgaaaaaaattcTGCCTACTGTTAGAGAAGGAAAGATGCCAACTGACTCTAATGAAACACTACATTTGGTGCTTGATCTG TTAAATGACAAAGAGGAGGCTTTGGCACATCAGAGGAAGGTAAGCTACATGTTGGCGCGAAACACAGAGGACTTGGAAAGACGTCTGAAGATGCAGCTAGAAGAGCTGGAAATATCACACAGAGACACTAACTCGAAAACAAAGGCTTTTGAAAAGAGTGAATGCAGCAGAGACAGAGACTGTAGATTCTCTTCAGATACCTGTGGATCACAACACCCATCTCTCCCTGACAGCCTTGATGCTTATGATGTTCTGAGCTCCAAACCAAACCAACCATCCACTGAAATGAGAGAAACTAAACCTGACAATAGAGATGTTTAA
- the rad17 gene encoding cell cycle checkpoint protein RAD17 isoform X1: protein MNDPAQFCMEKLNGTSRLMMSKLSLGGKQSSGKINSWVEPSFGELLSGVGVNKTLRKGTLSGETKSTKWASTGNQTGIKSRKRKGDIHETNNQVNVPVQDYISDQDEPWVDIHAPQSQAELAVHKKKLEEVESWLKVHLDKPKKAGQGGAILLLTGPSGSGKTATVRVLSKDLGFQIQEWSNPSTTRYTTDDLFTQSFDPDSRFNRFHGSSQTGLFQEFLLRANKYNRLQMSGEITSEDRKIILIEEFPNQFYRQPGCLHDILRQFSKTRRCPLVMIVSDSLSGDRNSRLLFKDVLQELEIHSISFNPVAPTSTMKVLSRIVTIEAGKSSGRISVPNKAALDLLCSGSSGDIRSAINSLQFSSFTDNCLEKSLWASKKGKSSSSSAKTAVRGKGRSKSSKSTDIQDESPVIGGKDASLFLFRALGKILYCKRERYEDSQAPKLPPHLTEHQRDKLLVDPELVIERSHMSGEFFNLYLHQNYIDFFSDVEDLARASEYLSDADFLTAEWSSRSTMLEYGSSVATRGLMHSNSSRAQASSHSTTGFKPLHKPHWLHINKTYRENYLTAQSLFVNFCLTPVSLLSEMVPYLAKLTNPMRNQAQIAFIQNIGHLSQRKVPNRLRLEALGDKDPGVLDTDSENEDSSGARPLIPGITSGTATTESNLPNSQELSASQPQPTSTEALLDEEDLLIEEYDSE from the exons ATGAATGACCCTG CACAGTTTTGCATGGAGAAACTGAATGGGACCTCAAGGTTGATGATGTCAAAGTTGTCTCTGGGAGGAAAGCAGTCCTCTGGGAAA atcaaCAGCTGGGTGGAACCATCATTTGGTGAACTTTTGAGTGGTGTTGGGGTAAATAAGACCCTGAGAAAAGGAACCCTCTCAGGTGAAACCAAGAGTACGAAGTGGGCGTCCACTGGAAATCAAACAGGAATAAAATCCAGGAAAAGAAAAGGAGATATCCATGAGACCAACAACCAGGTCAATGTACCAGTTCAAGACTATATATCGGATCAAGATGAGCCCTGGGTGGATATTCATGCCCCCCAATCACAG GCTGAATTGGCAGTCCACAAAAAGAAACTTGAAGAAGTTGAAAGCTGGTTAAAAGTTCATTTGGATAAACCCAAAAAGGCTGGACAA GGTGGCGCCATTTTGTTGCTCACTGGCCCCTCAGGAAGTGGGAAGACAGCTACTGTTAGAGTTCTTTCGAAGGATTTGGGTTTTCAGATTCAGGAGTGGTCAAATCCCTCAACCACTCGATACACGACAGACGATTTGTTCACACAAAGCTTTGATCCAG ATTCAAGGTTTAACCGTTTCCATGGCAGCTCACAAACAGGGTTATTCCAAGAGTTTCTGCTAAGAGCCAACAAATACAACCGTCTACAGATGAGTGGAGAGATAACATCTGAAGACCGAAAAATTATTCTTATAGAG GAATTTCCAAATCAATTCTATAGACAACCAGGGTGTTTGCATGATATACTTAG GCAATTTAGTAAGACTCGCCGGTGCCCTCTTGTCATGATTGTGTCTGATAGCCTCAGTGGGGACAGGAACTCCAGACTGCTCTTTAAGGATGTTCTGCAAGAACTTGAAATTCACAGCATTAG TTTTAACCCTGTGGCCCCCACCAGTACGATGAAGGTGCTAAGCCGTATCGTGACCATTGAGGCAGGAAAG AGTTCAGGCAGGATCTCGGTTCCTAATAAAGCTGCTTTAGATCTCCTGTGCTCTGGAAGCTCGGGAGATATTCGCAGCGCCATCAACAGTCTGCAGTTCTCCTCATTTACTG ACAATTGTTTGGAGAAGAGTCTCTGGGCTTCCAAGAAGGGCAAATCTTCGTCCTCTTCAGCAAAAACTGCAGTAAGGGGAAAGGGGAGAAGCAAATCTTCCAAATCTACAGACATACAGGATGAAAGCCCTGTTATTGGTGGGAAAGATGCCTCACTCTTCCTCTTCAGAGCTCTAGGGAAAATCCTCTACTGCAAAC GGGAACGCTATGAAGACTCGCAAGCACCCAAGCTGCCTCCACATCTAACAGAGCATCAGAGGGACAAACTGCTTGTTGATCCAGAA CTTGTTATTGAGCGTTCACATATGTCTGGTGAGTTCTTCAACCTTTACTTGCATCAGAACTACATTGACTTCTTCTCAGATGTGGAAGATCTAGCACGGGCCAGCGAGTACCTCTCTGATGCTGACTTCCTGACAGCAGAATGGAGT TCAAGGTCTACCATGTTGGAATACGGATCATCAGTGGCCACAAGAGGACTTATGCACTCAAACTCTTCTCGAGCTCAAGCCAGCAGCCATTCCACTACCGGTTTCAAGCCTCTTCATAAACCTCATTGGCTGCACATAAACAAGACG TATCGAGAAAATTACCTGACTGCGCAGTCACTCTTCGTAAATTTCTGCCTTACCCCTGTGAGCCTTCTGTCAGAAATGGTGCCTTATCTTGCAAAGCTCACCAACCCAATGAGGAATCAAG CTCAGATAGCCTTCATCCAAAATATTGGCCATCTTTCTCAAAGAAAGGTTCCTAACAG ACTTAGACTTGAAGCACTTGGTGACAAAGACCCTGGCGTTTTGGATACTGACAGCGAAAACGAAGATTCCTCTGGAGCTCGGCCCCTCATTCCTGGTATCACATCAGGGACTGCCACAACTGAATCGAATCTGCCAAACAGCCAAGAACTCTCTGCCAGCCAACCCCAACCCACAAGCACTGAAGCCCTTCTGGATGAGGAAGACCTCTTAATTGAGGAATATGACAGTGAATAG
- the rad17 gene encoding cell cycle checkpoint protein RAD17 isoform X2 → MTLFCMEKLNGTSRLMMSKLSLGGKQSSGKINSWVEPSFGELLSGVGVNKTLRKGTLSGETKSTKWASTGNQTGIKSRKRKGDIHETNNQVNVPVQDYISDQDEPWVDIHAPQSQAELAVHKKKLEEVESWLKVHLDKPKKAGQGGAILLLTGPSGSGKTATVRVLSKDLGFQIQEWSNPSTTRYTTDDLFTQSFDPDSRFNRFHGSSQTGLFQEFLLRANKYNRLQMSGEITSEDRKIILIEEFPNQFYRQPGCLHDILRQFSKTRRCPLVMIVSDSLSGDRNSRLLFKDVLQELEIHSISFNPVAPTSTMKVLSRIVTIEAGKSSGRISVPNKAALDLLCSGSSGDIRSAINSLQFSSFTDNCLEKSLWASKKGKSSSSSAKTAVRGKGRSKSSKSTDIQDESPVIGGKDASLFLFRALGKILYCKRERYEDSQAPKLPPHLTEHQRDKLLVDPELVIERSHMSGEFFNLYLHQNYIDFFSDVEDLARASEYLSDADFLTAEWSSRSTMLEYGSSVATRGLMHSNSSRAQASSHSTTGFKPLHKPHWLHINKTYRENYLTAQSLFVNFCLTPVSLLSEMVPYLAKLTNPMRNQAQIAFIQNIGHLSQRKVPNRLRLEALGDKDPGVLDTDSENEDSSGARPLIPGITSGTATTESNLPNSQELSASQPQPTSTEALLDEEDLLIEEYDSE, encoded by the exons ATGACCCTG TTTTGCATGGAGAAACTGAATGGGACCTCAAGGTTGATGATGTCAAAGTTGTCTCTGGGAGGAAAGCAGTCCTCTGGGAAA atcaaCAGCTGGGTGGAACCATCATTTGGTGAACTTTTGAGTGGTGTTGGGGTAAATAAGACCCTGAGAAAAGGAACCCTCTCAGGTGAAACCAAGAGTACGAAGTGGGCGTCCACTGGAAATCAAACAGGAATAAAATCCAGGAAAAGAAAAGGAGATATCCATGAGACCAACAACCAGGTCAATGTACCAGTTCAAGACTATATATCGGATCAAGATGAGCCCTGGGTGGATATTCATGCCCCCCAATCACAG GCTGAATTGGCAGTCCACAAAAAGAAACTTGAAGAAGTTGAAAGCTGGTTAAAAGTTCATTTGGATAAACCCAAAAAGGCTGGACAA GGTGGCGCCATTTTGTTGCTCACTGGCCCCTCAGGAAGTGGGAAGACAGCTACTGTTAGAGTTCTTTCGAAGGATTTGGGTTTTCAGATTCAGGAGTGGTCAAATCCCTCAACCACTCGATACACGACAGACGATTTGTTCACACAAAGCTTTGATCCAG ATTCAAGGTTTAACCGTTTCCATGGCAGCTCACAAACAGGGTTATTCCAAGAGTTTCTGCTAAGAGCCAACAAATACAACCGTCTACAGATGAGTGGAGAGATAACATCTGAAGACCGAAAAATTATTCTTATAGAG GAATTTCCAAATCAATTCTATAGACAACCAGGGTGTTTGCATGATATACTTAG GCAATTTAGTAAGACTCGCCGGTGCCCTCTTGTCATGATTGTGTCTGATAGCCTCAGTGGGGACAGGAACTCCAGACTGCTCTTTAAGGATGTTCTGCAAGAACTTGAAATTCACAGCATTAG TTTTAACCCTGTGGCCCCCACCAGTACGATGAAGGTGCTAAGCCGTATCGTGACCATTGAGGCAGGAAAG AGTTCAGGCAGGATCTCGGTTCCTAATAAAGCTGCTTTAGATCTCCTGTGCTCTGGAAGCTCGGGAGATATTCGCAGCGCCATCAACAGTCTGCAGTTCTCCTCATTTACTG ACAATTGTTTGGAGAAGAGTCTCTGGGCTTCCAAGAAGGGCAAATCTTCGTCCTCTTCAGCAAAAACTGCAGTAAGGGGAAAGGGGAGAAGCAAATCTTCCAAATCTACAGACATACAGGATGAAAGCCCTGTTATTGGTGGGAAAGATGCCTCACTCTTCCTCTTCAGAGCTCTAGGGAAAATCCTCTACTGCAAAC GGGAACGCTATGAAGACTCGCAAGCACCCAAGCTGCCTCCACATCTAACAGAGCATCAGAGGGACAAACTGCTTGTTGATCCAGAA CTTGTTATTGAGCGTTCACATATGTCTGGTGAGTTCTTCAACCTTTACTTGCATCAGAACTACATTGACTTCTTCTCAGATGTGGAAGATCTAGCACGGGCCAGCGAGTACCTCTCTGATGCTGACTTCCTGACAGCAGAATGGAGT TCAAGGTCTACCATGTTGGAATACGGATCATCAGTGGCCACAAGAGGACTTATGCACTCAAACTCTTCTCGAGCTCAAGCCAGCAGCCATTCCACTACCGGTTTCAAGCCTCTTCATAAACCTCATTGGCTGCACATAAACAAGACG TATCGAGAAAATTACCTGACTGCGCAGTCACTCTTCGTAAATTTCTGCCTTACCCCTGTGAGCCTTCTGTCAGAAATGGTGCCTTATCTTGCAAAGCTCACCAACCCAATGAGGAATCAAG CTCAGATAGCCTTCATCCAAAATATTGGCCATCTTTCTCAAAGAAAGGTTCCTAACAG ACTTAGACTTGAAGCACTTGGTGACAAAGACCCTGGCGTTTTGGATACTGACAGCGAAAACGAAGATTCCTCTGGAGCTCGGCCCCTCATTCCTGGTATCACATCAGGGACTGCCACAACTGAATCGAATCTGCCAAACAGCCAAGAACTCTCTGCCAGCCAACCCCAACCCACAAGCACTGAAGCCCTTCTGGATGAGGAAGACCTCTTAATTGAGGAATATGACAGTGAATAG
- the ak6 gene encoding adenylate kinase isoenzyme 6, producing MKIMRRPNILLTGTPGVGKTTLGKELAQRTGLSYINVGDLAQEAQLFDGFDDEYQCPILDEDRVVDELEDKLGDGGVIIDYHGCDFFPERWFHIVFVLRTDNTNLYNRLESRGYTGKKLQDNIQCEIFQTIYEEAMEAYKEEIVHQLHSNTPEDLETNLEQIIQWIEQWMKDNN from the exons ATGAAAATCATGAGGAGACCAAACATTCTTCTCACAG gaaCCCCTGGAGTTGGAAAGACCACATTAGGAAAAGAGCTTGCTCAGAGGACAGGATTAAGCTATATCAATGTTGGAGATTTGGCACAGGAGG CTCAGTTATTTGATGGTTTCGATGATGAATACCAGTGCCCTATATTGGATGAGGACAGG GTTGTGGATGAGCTGGAGGACAAACTAGGAGATGGAGGCGTCATAATCGATTACCATGGCTGTGATTTCTTTCCTGAACGTTGgtttcacattgtttttgtCCTCCGCACAGACAACACCAATCTTTACAATCGTCTTGAAAGCAG AGGATACACGGGGAAGAAGCTCCAGGACAATATACAGTGTGAGATTTTCCAGACAATTTACGAAGAAGCCATGGAAGCCTACAAAGAGGAGATAGTCCACCAGCTCCACAGTAATACACCTGAAGACCTCGAGACAAATCTGGAACAAATTATTCAGTGGATTGAACAGTGGATGAAAGACAACAATTAA